Proteins from a genomic interval of Salinarchaeum sp. Harcht-Bsk1:
- the flaJ gene encoding archaellar assembly protein FlaJ translates to MSTSGSNPGATKGNLLLGAQAILDSYEEMDMPMERYLLLVIAPAASFFVFTLVATLQVPLPLVLRLPIPGLGFLGVVAAVIYPKLAQNRAKAAIGDRLHLFVTHMTILSTTNIDRVVVFRKLANEQEYGPLADEMRRIVELVDTWNQSLDDACRMRARQVPNDALADFLERLAYTLNAGQELGDFLLAEQDMIIRNYVTHYRSSLDNLEVLKDLYLSMILSMTFALVFAVVLPILTGSNPTVMVAAVIMMFFIVQLGFLYAVRVMTPNDPVWYQDDEKRLPYDLRVVASLAIAIVLMLLIVVLAILSALGVPPLPPSIHASIPLPFYVAIPITPLLVPGIVIRREEQRIRSRDEEFASFIRALGASESVKQSTTSNVLSTLRTREFGPLTDTIDNLYKRLNIRIDTLWAWDYFAAESHSFLIQKFSEMYVVGREMGGDPKVLGELISKNLSEVLQLREQRAQSTVTFVGLLYGITAAAAFAFFIGLEVVNVLTAMSAGLQTPDNMAVGNIIYPDIYNIPLIEFLLIMLVLINAMISSLMIRAADGGNSANAYMHFVFLTWIGATVGWFTRTMIGVFLQVG, encoded by the coding sequence ATGTCCACGAGTGGCAGCAACCCCGGCGCGACGAAGGGCAACCTCCTGCTCGGGGCGCAGGCGATCCTCGACTCCTACGAGGAGATGGACATGCCGATGGAGCGGTACCTGCTGCTCGTCATCGCGCCCGCGGCGTCCTTCTTCGTCTTCACGCTCGTCGCGACCCTCCAGGTGCCCCTGCCGCTCGTCCTCCGGTTGCCGATTCCCGGGCTCGGCTTCCTCGGCGTCGTCGCCGCTGTCATCTACCCGAAACTCGCACAGAACCGGGCCAAAGCGGCGATCGGCGACCGGCTCCACCTGTTCGTCACGCACATGACGATCCTCTCGACGACGAACATCGACCGCGTCGTCGTGTTTCGCAAACTCGCGAACGAACAGGAGTACGGCCCACTCGCCGACGAGATGCGGCGGATCGTCGAACTCGTCGATACCTGGAACCAGAGCCTCGACGACGCGTGTCGGATGCGCGCCCGACAGGTACCCAACGACGCGCTCGCCGACTTCCTCGAACGGTTGGCCTACACGCTCAACGCCGGGCAGGAACTTGGCGACTTCCTGCTGGCCGAGCAGGACATGATCATCCGGAACTACGTCACGCACTACCGGTCCAGCCTGGACAACCTGGAGGTGCTGAAGGACCTCTACCTCTCGATGATCCTGTCGATGACGTTCGCACTCGTGTTCGCGGTCGTCCTCCCGATCCTCACCGGCTCGAACCCGACGGTGATGGTCGCCGCGGTGATCATGATGTTCTTCATCGTCCAGCTGGGGTTCCTCTACGCCGTCCGGGTGATGACGCCCAACGACCCAGTCTGGTACCAGGACGACGAGAAGCGACTCCCCTACGACCTCCGGGTCGTCGCGAGCCTCGCGATTGCGATCGTCCTGATGTTGCTGATCGTGGTCCTCGCGATCCTCTCGGCGCTGGGCGTTCCCCCGCTGCCGCCGTCGATCCACGCGTCGATCCCGCTGCCGTTCTACGTCGCGATCCCGATCACGCCGCTGCTCGTTCCGGGGATCGTCATCCGTCGAGAGGAACAGCGCATCCGGAGCCGGGACGAGGAGTTCGCGAGCTTCATCCGAGCGCTCGGCGCCAGCGAGAGCGTCAAGCAGTCCACGACCTCGAACGTCCTCTCGACGCTGCGAACGCGTGAGTTCGGGCCGCTCACCGACACCATCGACAACCTGTACAAGCGGCTGAACATCCGGATCGACACGCTCTGGGCGTGGGACTACTTCGCCGCAGAGTCCCACTCCTTCCTCATCCAGAAGTTCAGCGAGATGTACGTCGTCGGCCGCGAGATGGGCGGTGACCCGAAGGTGCTCGGTGAACTCATCTCCAAGAACCTCTCGGAGGTCCTCCAGCTCCGCGAGCAGCGCGCCCAGTCGACGGTCACGTTCGTCGGTCTCCTCTACGGTATCACCGCGGCCGCGGCCTTCGCCTTCTTCATCGGGCTCGAGGTCGTCAACGTGCTCACGGCGATGTCCGCGGGCCTCCAGACGCCGGACAACATGGCCGTCGGGAACATCATCTACCCGGACATCTACAATATCCCGCTGATCGAGTTCCTGCTGATCATGCTGGTCCTGATAAACGCGATGATCTCCTCGCTGATGATCCGCGCTGCAGACGGCGGGAACAGCGCGAACGCCTACATGCACTTCGTGTTCCTCACCTGGATCGGCGCGACCGTCGGCTGGTTCACCCGCACGATGATCGGCGTCTTCCTCCAGGTCGGGTAA
- a CDS encoding cell division ATPase MinD, archaeal produces the protein MSSVVAVVGTIAGAGTTTAVTALGSALGEQRQRVALVDATEEGSRLTDAIDLDGAGDLTDALRRGTAVGDVQAAGPHDIAAFPADPDTNWGAIRPNAVATLYDQLRDRFDVVLVDCGATLSPAQSAWLGHADAVTIVTDPDVAGAVPETVALAGAFDVPVRGVLANRVPPKEVDDAVEALESTDQPVLGVLPEDPTVGAAAEAGASVLRTEPDSMIATCAWELGLRFRDGDHDEPVLPMSGGPSRTASTATDDGEADDGQASEEIGETEREEAHEREPDDSAPTSDDGNDRDGQTDRDGESDASASGPARSDTADVVAEESESEPPTSTGASGTSTQGPAKSAAPVSVEGAETVASRDADESRAGGASNDPSQPRESGTDEASTADAEETTGDAASTDDTIPTDDDPFTNPEAKPAEPPTDEAASRTPLSAEKQQSGATDDGNASDGDDDSKPLDGLLGDVKERIDDDRQSRDGGQSADSATDGSSLDLETEADDDSNEDDAELSDEEIEAVFKETMSRVQERREREDGD, from the coding sequence ATGAGCTCCGTCGTCGCCGTCGTCGGGACGATCGCGGGGGCCGGGACGACGACGGCCGTGACAGCACTGGGCAGCGCACTCGGCGAGCAACGCCAGCGCGTCGCACTCGTCGACGCGACCGAGGAGGGATCGCGGCTCACCGACGCGATCGACCTCGACGGCGCCGGTGACCTGACAGACGCGTTGCGTCGGGGAACTGCCGTCGGCGACGTGCAGGCCGCGGGACCCCACGACATCGCCGCGTTCCCGGCCGACCCCGACACGAACTGGGGCGCGATCCGCCCGAACGCGGTGGCGACCCTCTACGACCAGCTCCGCGATCGATTCGACGTCGTCCTCGTCGACTGTGGCGCCACCCTCTCGCCCGCCCAGAGCGCCTGGCTCGGCCACGCAGACGCTGTGACGATCGTCACCGATCCCGACGTCGCGGGTGCCGTTCCGGAGACCGTCGCCCTCGCGGGGGCGTTCGACGTGCCGGTCCGAGGCGTGCTGGCCAACCGCGTGCCACCCAAGGAAGTAGACGACGCAGTCGAGGCACTGGAGTCGACCGACCAGCCCGTGCTCGGGGTCCTCCCGGAAGACCCGACGGTCGGCGCCGCCGCCGAGGCTGGCGCCTCCGTCCTCCGGACCGAGCCCGACAGCATGATCGCGACCTGTGCCTGGGAACTCGGGCTCCGGTTCCGCGACGGGGACCACGACGAACCCGTACTCCCGATGAGCGGCGGCCCCTCGCGAACCGCGAGCACCGCCACGGACGACGGTGAGGCCGACGACGGCCAGGCCAGCGAGGAGATCGGCGAGACGGAACGCGAGGAGGCTCACGAACGCGAACCCGACGATTCTGCCCCGACAAGCGACGACGGGAACGATCGAGATGGGCAGACCGACCGGGACGGCGAGAGCGACGCATCGGCCAGCGGTCCGGCGCGATCTGACACGGCCGACGTGGTGGCCGAGGAGTCGGAATCCGAACCGCCGACGTCGACGGGGGCATCGGGCACGTCGACGCAGGGACCTGCCAAATCGGCCGCCCCGGTGAGCGTCGAAGGGGCGGAGACGGTCGCCTCCCGGGACGCTGACGAGTCACGGGCGGGCGGCGCGAGCAACGATCCAAGCCAACCACGAGAGAGCGGTACTGACGAAGCCTCGACGGCCGACGCGGAGGAGACGACCGGTGATGCGGCGTCGACCGACGATACGATTCCGACCGACGACGACCCGTTCACCAACCCCGAAGCAAAGCCGGCGGAACCGCCGACAGATGAGGCGGCGTCGAGGACTCCCTTATCTGCCGAGAAGCAGCAATCGGGAGCCACCGACGACGGGAACGCGTCGGATGGCGATGACGATTCGAAGCCCCTCGACGGCCTGCTGGGCGACGTGAAGGAACGGATCGATGACGATCGGCAGTCGAGAGACGGTGGGCAGAGCGCCGACTCGGCAACTGACGGCTCTTCACTCGACCTGGAGACGGAGGCCGACGACGATTCCAACGAGGACGACGCCGAACTCAGCGACGAGGAGATCGAGGCGGTGTTCAAGGAGACGATGTCGCGCGTGCAGGAACGTCGTGAGCGAGAGGACGGCGACTAG
- a CDS encoding class I SAM-dependent methyltransferase has product MREFSAEYLTNTRRGMWADSRATLADLSLAERDRVLDVGCGTGELTRVLAEETTGEVYGVDADPALLTVAREYSPVVAGDALQLPFADDAMDLVVCQALLINLPDPAAAVEEFARVASDAVAAIEPDNSDVTVESSVEQEATLTAEARAAYRRGVPTDVALGGAGTRAAFEDAGLADVRTTRYDHVRTIEPPYAEADLEAVRRTASGAGLAGDRETLLAGGLSEAAYDDLRERWRAVGRAAIEQVRDDRYRRREVVPFYVTVGTVPPGADR; this is encoded by the coding sequence GTGCGCGAGTTCTCCGCGGAGTACCTCACGAACACCCGACGTGGGATGTGGGCCGACTCGCGAGCCACGCTCGCGGACCTCTCGCTCGCCGAGCGCGATCGGGTGCTCGACGTCGGCTGTGGCACGGGCGAACTCACGCGCGTGCTCGCCGAGGAGACCACCGGCGAGGTCTACGGCGTCGACGCCGATCCAGCGCTCCTCACGGTCGCACGCGAGTACTCGCCGGTCGTCGCCGGGGACGCGCTTCAATTGCCGTTCGCCGACGACGCCATGGACCTGGTCGTCTGTCAGGCGCTCCTGATCAATCTTCCAGACCCCGCCGCTGCCGTCGAGGAGTTCGCTCGGGTCGCGAGCGACGCGGTCGCCGCGATCGAACCCGACAATTCGGACGTGACCGTCGAGTCCTCTGTCGAGCAGGAAGCCACGCTCACGGCGGAGGCGAGGGCCGCCTATCGTCGTGGTGTCCCGACGGACGTGGCCCTCGGCGGCGCGGGGACGCGAGCCGCGTTCGAGGACGCCGGACTGGCCGACGTCCGGACGACGCGCTACGACCACGTCCGGACGATCGAACCGCCGTACGCCGAGGCGGACCTCGAAGCCGTGCGACGGACCGCCAGCGGTGCCGGCCTGGCAGGGGACCGCGAGACGCTGCTCGCTGGCGGACTCTCCGAGGCTGCGTACGACGACCTCCGCGAGCGCTGGCGGGCGGTGGGTCGAGCGGCAATCGAGCAGGTCCGTGACGACCGGTATCGCCGGCGAGAGGTCGTCCCGTTCTACGTGACCGTCGGCACCGTGCCTCCAGGGGCCGACAGGTGA
- a CDS encoding GNAT family N-acetyltransferase translates to MSVGGARSPVVRVATTADHVAVSRVLDGALLEVDGLRTRLEDGTVLVATLEGTSDAVVGTLVVAPEGPTNLDPPADWPDAAHLRAIAVRRKRRRSGIGTALLDAARERWSPLVADFDADVEPFYEALGAECQETPDGRRWALLRAR, encoded by the coding sequence ATGAGCGTCGGCGGAGCCCGATCCCCGGTCGTCCGCGTAGCGACCACGGCGGACCACGTCGCGGTCAGCCGCGTGCTCGACGGGGCGCTCCTCGAGGTCGATGGGCTGCGGACTCGCCTCGAAGACGGGACCGTCCTCGTCGCGACCCTGGAGGGAACCTCGGACGCGGTCGTCGGGACCCTCGTGGTCGCGCCGGAGGGCCCGACGAATCTAGACCCGCCTGCGGACTGGCCCGACGCGGCACACCTGCGTGCGATCGCCGTGCGGCGCAAACGTCGACGATCCGGGATCGGCACCGCGTTGCTCGACGCGGCGCGGGAGCGGTGGTCGCCGCTCGTCGCCGACTTCGACGCCGACGTCGAACCGTTCTACGAGGCGCTGGGTGCCGAGTGCCAGGAGACCCCGGACGGGCGCCGATGGGCGCTGCTCCGCGCTCGGTGA
- a CDS encoding ubiquitin-like small modifier protein 2, producing MNVVVEVAGEDAREVTLPADATYDDLLEAVDRSKHEATALVDGQPVPADAPVDADAVTVLQLVKGG from the coding sequence ATGAACGTGGTCGTCGAGGTCGCTGGCGAGGACGCCCGCGAGGTCACGCTCCCGGCCGACGCGACGTACGACGACCTGCTCGAGGCCGTCGACCGCTCCAAGCACGAGGCGACCGCCCTGGTCGACGGGCAGCCGGTACCCGCCGATGCGCCAGTCGACGCGGACGCCGTAACCGTGCTCCAACTCGTCAAAGGCGGATAG
- a CDS encoding NAD-dependent succinate-semialdehyde dehydrogenase → MEVVNPATGDRIDTYDEHSREEVETALQRADDAFEDWRGQPLREREQLLANAGEVLRENEDRYAELMTREMGKPISQARSEVQKCAWVCDHYAEHAGEYLADEHHPSPPGTTVKTSYEPLGPVLAVMPWNFPFWQVFRFAAPYLTAGDVGLLKHASNVPGCAMAIQEVFAEAGYPDGVFQSLLVSSDLVEDVLEDDRVKAATLTGSGPAGRAVAETAGAECKKTVLELGGSDPFVVLDDAALDDAAETGAWARNLNGGQSCIAAKRFVVHDAVYDEFLDRFVAEIESYAVGDPMDEATDVGPQSSEGQLETLHEQVQASVDAGATVVTGGEPLDREGAYYPPTVLTDVPEGCPADSEEVFGPVAAVYRVESDGAAIEKANDTEFGLGASVWTEDRERGERIAERIDAGCTYVNQLVKSDPRVPFGGVGVSGYGRELSEAGIQEFTNRKTVWIE, encoded by the coding sequence ATGGAGGTCGTCAACCCGGCGACCGGCGATCGCATCGACACGTACGACGAGCACTCCCGCGAGGAGGTCGAAACAGCCCTCCAGCGTGCGGACGACGCGTTCGAAGACTGGCGCGGGCAACCCCTCCGCGAACGCGAGCAGTTGCTCGCGAACGCGGGCGAGGTGCTCCGCGAGAACGAGGACCGCTACGCGGAGTTGATGACGAGGGAGATGGGCAAGCCGATCTCGCAGGCCCGTTCTGAGGTCCAGAAGTGTGCGTGGGTCTGCGACCACTACGCCGAGCACGCTGGCGAGTACCTCGCGGACGAGCACCACCCGAGCCCGCCCGGTACGACGGTGAAGACGAGCTACGAGCCCCTCGGGCCGGTGCTGGCGGTGATGCCCTGGAACTTCCCGTTCTGGCAGGTGTTTCGATTCGCGGCGCCGTACCTGACAGCCGGCGACGTCGGACTCCTCAAGCACGCCTCGAACGTCCCCGGGTGCGCGATGGCCATCCAGGAAGTCTTCGCCGAGGCGGGCTATCCCGACGGCGTCTTCCAGTCGCTGTTGGTCTCCTCGGACCTCGTCGAGGACGTGCTCGAAGACGATCGCGTGAAAGCAGCTACCCTGACGGGGAGCGGGCCGGCCGGGCGCGCAGTCGCCGAAACGGCGGGCGCCGAGTGCAAGAAGACGGTGCTCGAACTCGGCGGGAGCGATCCTTTCGTCGTCCTCGACGACGCAGCCCTCGACGACGCCGCCGAAACCGGGGCCTGGGCGCGCAACCTCAACGGCGGCCAGTCCTGCATCGCCGCCAAGCGGTTCGTCGTCCACGACGCCGTCTACGACGAGTTTCTCGATCGGTTCGTCGCCGAAATCGAGTCATACGCGGTTGGCGATCCGATGGACGAGGCGACCGACGTCGGCCCACAGTCGAGCGAGGGGCAACTCGAGACGCTCCACGAGCAGGTCCAGGCCAGCGTCGACGCCGGGGCGACCGTCGTCACCGGCGGCGAACCGCTCGATCGGGAAGGTGCGTACTACCCACCGACGGTCCTGACCGACGTCCCCGAAGGCTGCCCGGCCGATTCCGAAGAGGTGTTCGGGCCCGTCGCCGCGGTCTATCGCGTCGAGAGCGACGGTGCGGCCATCGAGAAAGCCAACGACACCGAGTTCGGCCTCGGCGCGAGCGTCTGGACCGAGGACCGCGAGCGGGGCGAGCGGATCGCGGAGCGGATCGACGCTGGCTGTACCTACGTCAACCAGCTCGTGAAATCCGACCCGCGCGTTCCCTTCGGCGGGGTCGGCGTGTCCGGCTACGGCCGCGAACTCTCCGAGGCGGGCATCCAGGAGTTCACCAACCGCAAGACCGTCTGGATCGAGTGA
- a CDS encoding TrkA family potassium uptake protein translates to MKFVIVGYGRVGARTARILRSEGHEVLLVENDQEKVKRAQTEGFEVHEGDGTTEDAFEGIDLETVDALGGLTGDLNSNFAACMIGKHHGCRTVLRIDEDYREEIYEKYADDVDEVIYPERLGAAGAKTALLGGTFNVIADLTENLQLSVFEIGRDAPAVGKRVSEVDLPPSARIYAHGRSHDSLTIPLPGTQIDSGDRVAVIVETESVPGVREALLGAA, encoded by the coding sequence ATGAAGTTCGTCATCGTCGGTTACGGACGCGTCGGTGCCCGCACCGCACGCATTCTGCGCTCGGAGGGCCACGAGGTACTCCTCGTCGAGAACGACCAGGAGAAGGTCAAGCGCGCGCAGACGGAAGGGTTCGAGGTCCACGAGGGCGACGGGACGACCGAGGACGCCTTCGAGGGGATCGACCTCGAGACCGTCGACGCGCTCGGCGGACTCACGGGCGATCTCAACAGCAACTTCGCGGCCTGCATGATCGGCAAGCACCACGGCTGCCGGACCGTCCTCCGCATCGACGAGGACTACCGCGAGGAGATCTACGAGAAGTACGCGGACGACGTCGACGAGGTCATCTATCCCGAACGACTCGGCGCTGCGGGTGCGAAGACGGCACTGCTCGGCGGAACGTTCAACGTCATCGCGGATCTCACCGAGAACCTCCAGCTCAGCGTCTTCGAGATCGGTCGCGACGCGCCCGCGGTCGGCAAGCGAGTCAGCGAGGTGGATCTCCCGCCGTCGGCCCGGATCTACGCCCACGGGCGCTCCCACGATTCGTTGACGATTCCCCTCCCCGGAACGCAGATCGACTCCGGCGACCGCGTCGCCGTCATCGTCGAGACCGAGAGCGTCCCGGGCGTGCGCGAGGCACTCCTCGGAGCGGCCTGA
- the secF gene encoding protein translocase subunit SecF: MRSFDVPEPDFDRYTNRQLAAVPLALLALALVVVGANVMLIGAPAPLGIEFTGGTELVIDTTGSADDVRTAFDTQPEDIQTVQGQSNRYIVTFGPDAGENGPSVQDQANDRLEPPSGNDAVVQGVSSVDATFAENTQRLALIGIIAAFVGMSVIAFALFRVFVPSVAIVISAFSDIMIPLALMGIVGYELSLGTVAALLMLIGYSVDSDILLNNHVLRRGTGGDFYDDVHRSMKTGVTMTVTSMAAMATMAIVAYLFGIDLLTAIGTILFVGLAADIMNTYMLNVTLLRWYKFEGVKR; the protein is encoded by the coding sequence ATGCGTAGTTTCGACGTACCGGAACCGGATTTCGACCGGTACACCAACCGCCAGCTCGCGGCTGTACCGCTGGCGCTCCTCGCGCTCGCCCTCGTCGTCGTCGGTGCGAACGTCATGCTCATCGGTGCCCCCGCACCGCTTGGCATCGAGTTCACTGGTGGGACCGAACTCGTCATCGACACGACGGGGAGTGCCGACGACGTCCGGACTGCCTTCGACACCCAGCCGGAGGACATCCAGACTGTTCAGGGCCAGTCGAATCGGTATATCGTCACCTTCGGCCCGGACGCGGGGGAGAACGGGCCGTCGGTGCAGGATCAGGCGAACGACAGACTGGAGCCGCCGTCCGGGAACGACGCCGTCGTCCAGGGTGTGAGCTCCGTCGACGCAACGTTCGCCGAGAACACGCAACGACTTGCCCTCATCGGGATCATCGCGGCGTTCGTCGGCATGAGCGTCATCGCTTTCGCGCTGTTCCGGGTCTTCGTGCCGAGCGTCGCCATCGTCATCTCGGCGTTCTCCGACATCATGATCCCCCTCGCGCTGATGGGGATCGTCGGCTACGAACTGAGCCTCGGCACCGTCGCCGCACTCCTGATGTTGATCGGGTACTCCGTCGACTCCGACATCCTGCTCAACAACCACGTGCTCAGACGCGGCACCGGCGGGGACTTCTACGACGACGTGCACCGCTCGATGAAAACTGGTGTCACGATGACCGTCACGTCGATGGCCGCGATGGCGACGATGGCGATCGTCGCGTACCTCTTCGGCATTGATTTGCTGACCGCGATCGGTACGATCCTCTTCGTTGGATTGGCCGCCGACATCATGAACACGTACATGCTCAACGTCACGCTGCTCCGCTGGTACAAGTTCGAGGGGGTCAAGCGATGA
- a CDS encoding preprotein translocase subunit SecD, whose protein sequence is MSVLGAARENWRVLLLVVLLLASAFFLFFPGAPIAGAAAEGDGGGNATAGISNIQFGIDLAGGARISAPPNGYLVTGVDVTAENRIVVKESVADATNASTEDVVTSVDYGNNEGFPDDAVEVRADVSRQAVIDGLRNAGLEVSDGDVRHGVSEYTLDLMVDVLGSRLSESVFTGGEVRGAQTRNQPRDRIIIRAPGQSIEDLEQLVAPQGKVEIVAHYPNPNGSGAQRETLLTQEDFDAGTVDSSGENPFVPVTVTQSAADDMTAFMQDSGFAANSQGTVRCPTEDIPDSSYCILTVVDNETVYSSPLGGDLARGFQTGDFRQSRSFVVYAPDVATAQDLLINMRSGALPTTLDFDDSTQVLISPALAEDFRQNSLLTGVIAVIAVVLTVFARYGDPRVAVPMAATALSEVVILLGFAAAIGWPLQLSHVAGFIAVIGTGVDDLIIIADEVQAEDDVSSTRVFQSRFRKAFWVIGAAAATTIVAMSPLAILDLGQLRGFAIITILGVLLGVAVSRPAYGSILRSLTTDGR, encoded by the coding sequence ATGAGCGTCCTCGGCGCAGCCCGCGAGAACTGGCGGGTTCTGCTGCTCGTCGTCCTCCTGCTGGCCTCGGCGTTCTTCCTCTTCTTTCCGGGGGCGCCGATCGCCGGCGCTGCCGCAGAGGGCGATGGCGGTGGTAACGCGACTGCTGGCATCTCGAACATCCAGTTCGGGATCGACCTCGCGGGCGGGGCGCGGATCTCCGCGCCGCCGAACGGGTATCTCGTCACCGGCGTCGATGTGACTGCGGAGAACCGCATCGTGGTAAAGGAGTCGGTGGCGGACGCGACGAACGCCTCGACCGAGGACGTCGTCACGTCGGTCGACTACGGCAACAACGAGGGCTTCCCGGACGACGCCGTCGAGGTAAGGGCAGACGTCTCTCGTCAGGCGGTGATCGACGGCCTCCGGAACGCGGGCCTCGAGGTCTCCGACGGCGACGTACGCCACGGCGTCTCGGAGTACACCCTGGACCTGATGGTCGACGTGCTCGGCAGTCGCCTAAGCGAATCCGTATTCACAGGCGGCGAAGTTAGAGGAGCCCAGACGCGGAATCAGCCACGCGATCGCATTATAATTAGGGCACCGGGCCAATCGATCGAGGACCTGGAGCAGCTCGTCGCCCCCCAGGGGAAGGTCGAAATCGTCGCCCACTACCCCAATCCCAACGGCAGCGGCGCCCAGCGCGAGACGCTGCTGACCCAGGAGGACTTCGACGCCGGCACCGTCGACAGCAGCGGTGAGAATCCCTTCGTTCCGGTCACCGTCACCCAGTCCGCTGCCGACGACATGACCGCGTTCATGCAAGACAGCGGCTTCGCCGCCAACAGCCAGGGGACGGTGCGCTGTCCGACCGAGGACATTCCGGATAGCAGCTACTGTATCCTCACCGTCGTCGACAACGAGACGGTGTACTCCTCGCCGCTCGGTGGGGACCTGGCACGCGGCTTCCAGACCGGCGACTTTCGCCAGAGTCGATCCTTCGTCGTCTACGCGCCCGACGTTGCCACTGCCCAGGACCTGCTCATCAACATGCGCTCCGGTGCGCTCCCGACCACCCTCGACTTCGACGACTCCACCCAGGTGCTCATCAGCCCGGCGCTGGCGGAGGACTTCCGACAGAACTCGCTGCTCACTGGCGTGATCGCGGTGATCGCCGTCGTGCTCACGGTGTTCGCGAGGTACGGCGATCCTCGCGTCGCGGTACCGATGGCGGCGACGGCACTCTCCGAGGTCGTCATCCTGCTCGGGTTCGCCGCGGCGATCGGCTGGCCGCTCCAACTGTCACACGTCGCCGGATTCATCGCCGTGATCGGGACGGGTGTGGACGACCTCATCATCATCGCCGACGAGGTACAAGCGGAAGACGACGTCAGCTCCACGCGGGTGTTCCAGAGCCGCTTCCGCAAGGCGTTCTGGGTCATCGGCGCGGCGGCAGCGACGACGATCGTGGCGATGAGTCCGCTGGCGATCCTCGACCTCGGGCAGCTCCGCGGCTTCGCGATCATCACGATCCTCGGCGTCCTGCTCGGCGTCGCCGTCAGCCGACCGGCCTACGGGAGCATCCTTCGGTCGCTGACCACTGACGGTCGCTGA
- a CDS encoding DUF2240 family protein: MDLRRTVAAPFRQRGVEELGESEFVAAIAMDRRWYSPAQAKRLLDVADGEGLIDRSDDAVAPTFDVGETSIPEEFSPGEDLLRDRSAFERVLDVLTDAGHEKREAVAGINQLQSDLGVTIEAAAVVYARRQGEPVTDVAERARSELAADE, from the coding sequence ATGGATCTGCGGCGGACCGTGGCGGCACCGTTCCGGCAACGGGGCGTGGAGGAACTTGGGGAGAGCGAGTTCGTCGCGGCGATCGCGATGGACCGTCGCTGGTACTCGCCGGCACAGGCGAAGCGCCTGCTCGACGTCGCCGATGGAGAGGGGCTGATCGATCGGAGCGACGACGCCGTCGCGCCGACCTTCGACGTCGGCGAGACGAGTATTCCCGAGGAGTTCTCGCCCGGGGAGGACCTGCTGCGCGATCGCTCGGCCTTCGAGCGCGTCCTCGACGTCCTGACCGACGCCGGGCACGAGAAGCGCGAGGCAGTGGCGGGGATCAACCAGCTCCAGTCCGACCTCGGCGTGACCATCGAGGCCGCCGCGGTGGTCTACGCGCGCCGACAAGGCGAGCCGGTGACCGACGTCGCCGAGCGGGCACGGTCCGAGTTGGCGGCCGACGAGTGA
- the pyrF gene encoding orotidine-5'-phosphate decarboxylase encodes MNCFDRLADRVAAADSLLCVGLDPDLDRLPPAVQDHDLPRWAFNRRIIDATAEHAAAFKPNAAFYEDPDGWRALEETLAYAEGKGVPVVLDAKRADIGNTARQYAKLLDSADAITANPYMGEDSLQPFLSHREAATFVLCRTSNPGGEDLQSLELEDGDQVYERVADLAAEWDDGNVGLVVGATAPEELEEVRDRVPELPFLVPGVGAQGGDAEAAVEYGTASAGPYEGVGLVNSTRGIIFAYEDANVPADRFEEAAASAARSLKRRLNRHR; translated from the coding sequence ATGAACTGCTTCGATCGCCTGGCCGATCGCGTGGCCGCGGCGGACAGCCTCCTCTGCGTCGGCCTCGATCCCGACCTCGACCGGCTGCCGCCCGCCGTACAGGACCACGACCTGCCGCGCTGGGCGTTCAACCGGCGGATCATCGACGCGACGGCCGAGCACGCGGCCGCGTTCAAGCCAAACGCCGCCTTCTACGAGGATCCCGACGGGTGGCGAGCACTCGAGGAGACGCTGGCCTACGCCGAGGGAAAGGGCGTGCCGGTCGTCCTCGACGCGAAGCGAGCCGACATCGGGAACACCGCTCGCCAGTACGCGAAGCTGTTGGATTCCGCGGACGCGATCACGGCCAACCCCTATATGGGCGAGGACTCCCTCCAGCCGTTCCTCTCCCATCGCGAGGCGGCGACGTTCGTCCTCTGCCGGACCTCGAACCCCGGTGGCGAGGACCTCCAGTCACTGGAACTCGAGGACGGCGACCAGGTCTACGAGCGCGTCGCGGACCTCGCAGCGGAGTGGGACGACGGCAACGTCGGTCTCGTCGTCGGTGCGACGGCCCCCGAGGAACTCGAGGAAGTGCGCGACCGCGTCCCCGAACTCCCGTTCCTCGTCCCTGGCGTTGGCGCCCAGGGAGGTGACGCCGAGGCCGCCGTCGAGTACGGCACCGCCTCGGCAGGCCCCTACGAGGGCGTCGGTCTCGTCAACTCCACGCGGGGGATCATCTTCGCGTATGAAGACGCGAACGTCCCGGCGGATCGCTTCGAGGAAGCCGCCGCCAGCGCCGCCCGGTCTCTGAAGCGTCGACTCAATCGGCACCGGTAA